A single region of the Dehalococcoides mccartyi genome encodes:
- a CDS encoding potassium channel family protein, with protein MTKHNPMKSVHDLLTFGFDSPSRKFVSWFIISLICLNVLAVILGSVDSIARDYHTLLHSFEIFSVAVFSLEYILRVWSCTVEPKYSHSFSGRIRFAVSPLALMDLLSILPFYLPFLIHIDLRFLRSLRLLRLFRLGHLKRFNETSRMILNVLRERKEALIISFAIILLLIIVTSSLMYFVENPAQPDVFKNIPDAMWWSVMTMTTVGYGDIYPITSLGKFLASIISILGLATFALPTAILSAGLLEEFRKKKETHEHACPVCGQNMPKY; from the coding sequence ATGACCAAACATAATCCTATGAAAAGTGTTCATGACCTGCTGACTTTTGGTTTTGACAGCCCGTCACGCAAGTTTGTCAGCTGGTTTATTATCAGCCTTATCTGTTTAAACGTACTGGCAGTCATACTTGGTTCGGTAGACAGTATTGCACGGGATTATCATACCCTTCTTCACAGCTTTGAGATATTTTCAGTAGCGGTATTCAGCCTGGAATATATTTTGCGGGTGTGGAGCTGTACTGTCGAGCCTAAATATTCCCACTCTTTTAGCGGACGGATACGCTTTGCGGTTTCTCCTCTGGCACTGATGGATTTGCTCTCTATACTGCCCTTCTACCTGCCATTCCTTATACACATAGATTTGCGTTTCCTGAGATCCCTGCGGCTTTTAAGGTTATTCCGTTTGGGGCACTTAAAACGCTTTAACGAAACTTCACGCATGATTCTAAACGTACTCCGCGAACGCAAAGAAGCCCTGATAATATCTTTTGCCATTATCCTGCTGCTCATTATCGTCACTTCCAGCCTTATGTACTTTGTGGAAAACCCCGCCCAGCCGGATGTTTTCAAAAATATACCCGATGCTATGTGGTGGTCTGTTATGACCATGACTACCGTGGGTTACGGCGATATTTACCCCATTACCTCATTGGGAAAATTTCTAGCCAGTATTATATCCATACTCGGACTGGCTACTTTTGCTTTACCAACCGCCATTTTGTCTGCCGGACTGCTGGAAGAATTCCGCAAGAAAAAGGAAACACATGAACATGCCTGTCCCGTATGCGGTCAGAATATGCCAAAATACTGA